The genomic stretch ATCTGCTGACCACCACGCTGGCCGATTACCTCGTGCCCATGTCCGCCGAAATGCCGGAGATGCATGTGGGCCATGTGGAGACACCGACGCGCGAATCCCTGTTGGGCGCCAAGGGCGCGGGTGAGGCCGGCACGGCCGGCGCGCCAGGGGCCATCATGAACGCCATCAACGACGCACTGCGGCCCTTGAAGGCCCGCGTGCATGAACAACCCTTCACGCCCGAACGCATCCTTCGCGCGCTCGGCGCCATCGCGTAAGATCACTCGCACAGCGCCGCCAAGGCGCGAAGACAAGGGAGTTCCAAGGATGACCAACGCGAAACACACGACAGCTCGGCGAAGCCTGCTCATGGGCGCCTCCGCCCTGCCGCTGTTTTCCATTCATAGCCAGGCGCAGACCGCGCTGAACATCACCATCGCCTCCAGCCATCCCGTCGCCAATTTCTGGGTGGCGATGATGAAGAACGTCTTCCAGCCGGAGATGGACAAGTTCCTGCGCGACAACGGGAACACGCACCGCATCAACTGGCGCGAATCCTATGGCGGCACGCTCTATCGCTTCCAGGATACGATGGAGGCGGTGCGCGACAACATCACCGATATTGGATACGTCGGCACGCTCTGGGAGGGCAGCACCATGCCGCTCCAGAACGTCACCTATTTCACGCCCTTCGCGACCGGTGACCACGCCGTGGTCGCCAACGCCTTTGAGAGCATGAACGCCAATGTGCCGGCCATCCGGGCGAACTGGAACGGGCTGAACATGGTCCCGCTCAGCTCCTACATCACGGACACCTATCACATCTGGTCCAACTTCCCGGTCCGCACGCTGGATGATCTGCGCAACCGCAAGATCTCCGCCCCCGGCACCAGCGCGAACTGGCTGACCGGCACGGGTGCGACGCCGGTGGATGGTGCGCTCACCACCTATTACACCGACATCCAGACCGGCGTGTCCGAAGGGGCACTCTCCTTCTTCGTGGGCATCCTGCCGACGCGTGTGCATGAGGTCGCGCGCTACATCACGAAATGCGATGTGGGGGCGATGTATGTGGGGGGCATTGCCGCCAACCGGCAGCGCTTCGAACGGTGGCCGGAGCCGGTGCGCCGCGCCATGACGGAGGTCGGCAAGATCACGACGCAGGCGCATATCCGTGACGTCTCGGCGCGCATCGCCGTGGCCGAGGCGGAGATGGTGCGCCAGGGTGCGGTGATCACCACCCTGCCCGAGGCCGAGCGTGCGCGCTGGATCCGTGGCCTGCCCAATATCGCGCGCACCTGGGCCGACAGCTCCGGCCCGGCCTCGCGCGAGGTGCTGAATGCCTATTTCGCGGCGATCCGCGCGGCGGGCCAGACGCCCGGCCGCGACTGGGACCGTGAACTGACTGCGTAACCGCACCGGAGCGCGCCGCCATGGCCGATGACATTGACATGGCGGCGCTCGACGCCGCCGCCGCGCCACAGCCCTTTGATCCGGTCCGCATGCTGCTCGATGGCCTGGCGGCCATCGGCACCATCTGGACCTTCGGGCTGATGCTGCTGATCTGCGCCGATGTGATCGGACGCTCCTTTCTCAGCGCGCCCATCACCGGTGTGGCGGAGATCGCGGCGCATTCGGTGGTGGGCATCGTCTTCCTGCAGATCGGCTCCACCATCTATCACCGGCGCATGACGCGGGCGGATTTCCTGATCGAGCGCGTGCTGCGCTGGGCGCCGGGCCTCGGCCGCGCGATGGAGGCGCTGTTCTACCTCATCGGGGCCGCGGTGATGTTCTTTGTGGCTCAGGCCGCCTGGCCGGGCATGTGGACCTCGATGAATTTGCGGGAGTTTTTTGGCGTGCAGGGGCTTTTCACCGTGCCCACCTGGCCCTTCCGTGGGCTGATCGTGCTGGGTGGTGGCGCCGGTTGCCTCGCCTATCTCGTTCTCTTCCTCCACGAAATACGTCGGATCATGCCCCGCCATGGATGATGTGACCCTCGGCTTCACGCTGATCGGCGTGATGGTGGCGCTGATCATCATCGGCCTGCCCATCGGCATCACGCTGATTTCCACCGGCGCCATCGGCGTCTGGCTGATCCGCGACAATCCCGATCTGGCCTTCCGCTTCACCGCGCTGGCGACCTATTCCGGCATCCAGGATTATCTCTTCGCCACCATCCCGCTCTTTGTGCTGATGGGGTTGCTGGTGAGCATCTCCGATGTCGGCAAGGACACCTTCGATGTCGCGCAGAACATGCTGCGGCGGGTGAAGGGTGGCCTTGGCATCGCGACCGTCGGCGCCAATGCGGTGTTTGCCGCGGTGACGGGCGTCTCCATCGCCTCGGCCGCCGTCTTCACCAAGGTCGCGGTGCCGGAGATGGTGCGGCACGGCTACACCATGCGCTTCGCGGCCGGGACCGTGGCGGGCAGCAGCATCCTGGGCATGCTGATCCCGCCCTCGCTGCTGATGATCGTCTATGGCGTGCTGGCGGAGGTTTCGATCGGCGCCATGTTCATCGCCGGCGTCATCCCCGGCATCATCATCGCCATCGGCTTCGTGGTGATGATCTGGGGCTACGCCACCTTCGCGCCGCACCGCATCATGGACCATCTGGAAAGCCCCGCCGCGCGCGACGAGCCCGTGATGGGCACGGTGGAAATGCTGGGCAAATCCGTACCCATCCTCTCGCTCGTGGCACTCATCCTGGGTGGGCTCTACACGGGCTTCTTCACGCCGACCGAAGCCGGTGCCGTGGGTGCGGCGGGCGCCCTGCTCATCGCGCTGGTGCGCCGCCGACTGGATGCGGCAAAGTTCTGGCGCGTGCTGCGCGAGACGGGGCTGGTTTCGGCCGCCATCCTCTTTCTGCTGATCGCGGCGGGGCTGTATTCCCGCATGCTGTCCATGGCCGGCGTCCCCAATGCCATCGGCGATTTCGTCGAGCATCTGGGGCTTGGTTCCTACGGCTTCCTGCTGGCCTTCGTCATCGTGATCCTGCTGATGGGCATGATCCTCGACAGCACCTCGATCCTGCTGATCATGGTGCCGATCGGCGCACCCATCGCGACGGCCATGGGGTTTGACCTGATCCACTTCGGCATCGTCACCATCATCGCGGTGGAGATGGGGTTGCTCACTCCCCCCTTCGGCATCTCGGTCTTCACCGTGAAGGCGACGCTGGCCGACCCCAAGGTGAGCATTGAGACCATCTTCGCCGGTGCCATGCCCTTCATCGTGGTGATGGGGATCGCGCTGATCTTCATCGCGCTCTTCCCGGTGCTTTCGACCGCGCTGGTCCGGTAGCCGCCCTATGGCGGCACCGGCCCCCGAGGCGATGGAGGCGGCAGGGGAGTGGTACCACGCCTGGTTCATCGGGATCATCCTCACCACCTTGTCGCGGCGCGGCCCGGATGACGCGGTGGCGCTGGTCTTTCGCGTCTTCCGCCAGCAACAGCAGGCGCGCTTCCTGCCGGGCCTCGCGAAGCTTGGCCTGACCGGCCTGCCGCCCGCCATCGCCGCCGCCCGCTACCACTACCTGTCCAATGCGATTGGCGGTGTCGGTGTCGAGTATCACGAGGAGAGTTCGAGAAAAGCCTGGATCCGCTATCCGCCGCCGCGCTGGATCTGGCAGGGCACGGCGATCTGCGGCATCCCGCCCGCGGTGAATGCGGCCATGCTGCGCGGCTGGCACGCACAGAACGGCGTCTCGCTGGATTGTCCGCGTCTCGGCTTCGTCTGTACCGGGCAGACAGTGGAGGGAGATCCCGGGTTGGAGGGCTACTACCTCGAATACGCCCATGATCTCCGCGAGGATGAGCGCCTGCGCTTCACGCGGGAGGAGCGCATGCCCCACTTCGACCCGGCCGCCGCGCCAATGCTGCCCGCCGCCTGGTCCCCCGAGCGCCTGGCCAAGGCCAAGCGGGGCTACGCGATGGAATACGCGCGCAGCGCGATGCAGGCGGCCGAGGCGCTCTGGGGTGGCGAAGCGGCGGGCGCGCTGTTGGGGCTGGCCGCGCGGCTGGTGGCAATGCAGCACGCCCACAAGACGGCCTTGGCGCTGGGCGTCGCAGGGCAGGGCGTCCTGCCCTTCCTGCAAGCACTGGCGGCAGCACAGGGCGATGTGGCGCAGCTGGAGGGCAACATGCTGACCCAGCCGGATGCCGCGCTGCTGCGCGGCCTGACGCTTCACCCCGCGGTGATACGGGCCTGGTCCGAGTTGCATGGCGGCGCCATACTGGCACTGGATCGCGACGCGCGCTGCATCTTCAGCGCCGCCGATGGCGTTCTGCGCTGGAATGTCGAAGCTGCGCGAAGCGGGTGAAAGCCACTCAGGCATTCACCCTGCCCGCTCAGTAGGACTTCGCCTGCCCCAGAACCCTCTCTGCGATGTAGCTGAGAATGAGCTCGCGCGAGACGGGCGCGATGCGCGGGATCAGGCTTTCCCGCAGATAGCGCTCCACATGATATTCCTGCGCGTAGCCCATCCCGCCATGCGTCATCACGGCGGTTTCGGCCGCGCGGAAACCGGCCTCACCCGCCAGGTATTTCGCCGCATTCGCCTCGGCGCCGCATTCCTGCCCAGCATCGTAGAGCGCGGCCGATTTATGCACCATCAGCTCGGCGGCTTCGAGCTGCGCCCAGCTATGCGCCAGCGGATGCTGGATCGCCTGGTTCTGCCCGATGCTGCGGCCGAAGACCCGGCGTTCCTTCGCGTAGTTCGAGGCACGGCGCAGCGCGGCGCGGCCGATGCCCACGGCCTCGGCCGCGATCAGGATGCGCTCGGGGTTCATGCCGTGCAGGATGGCGTGGAAGCCGCGGCCTTCCTCGCCGATGCGGTCCTCCACCGGAATCTCGAAGCCGTCGAAGAAGATCATGTTGGAGTCCACCGCATGGCGGCCCATCTTCTCGATCATGCGGATCTCGACGGTCTTGCGGTCAATCTCCGTGTAGAACAGCGTCAACCCATCGGTTTTGCGGCGCACCTCATCCAGCGGCGTGGTGCGTGCCAGCAGCAGCATCTTGTTGGCGACCTGGGCGGTGGAAATCCACATCTTCTGGCCATGGATCACGTAGCGGTCGCCGTGCCGCTCCGCGCGGGTCTTCAACGCGGTGGTGTTGAGGCCGACATCAGGCTCCGTCACGGCGAAGCAGGGCTTGTCCGCACCGGCGATCAGCGGCGGCAGGAAGCGCGCCTTCTGCGCCTCGCTGCCGAAGACGACGACAGGATTGAGGCCGAAGATGTTCATATGGATCGCCGAGGCGCCACTCATGCAGGCGCCCGAGGCGGCGATGGTTTCCATCATGATCGCGGCTTCGAGAATGCCGAGGCCACCGCCGCCATAGGCCTCCGGCATGGCGATGCCGAGCCAGCCGCCCTGCGCCATGGCGGCGTGGAAATCATGCGGGAAGACGCCGTCGCGGTCCCGCGCCAGCCAGTATTCATCGTCGAAATCGGCGCAGATGCGGGCCACTTGCTCCCGGATGGCCTGCTGTTCGGCGCTGAGTGTGAAGTCCATCTGGCCTGCCCCTCCCGGTTGGGCGGAAGATGCGGCGTGGCGTGCGGAGGGTCAACGGCGAGGGGGCGCCTGGATGTCCTGCTTGGCAAGGTTGAAACCCGAGCCTAGGGTCCTGCCACGCTTGTGAGCGCAAGCGATGATTTGGGAGGTTGCCGTGCCGGAGATCGAGACTGGCGACGTCCTGTATTTCAGCAGTGGCGTCGGCCACATCGGCATGGCCTATAGCGCCAGCCACATCATCCACGCGCAGATGTCCGGCGACTTCCACAAATCCTCGAACGACCAGTTCGACCAGAAGAAGGGCGTTGCCCTTCCCAGCATGTCCAACACGCCCGGCACCCTGGTCTTCCGGCCGCCCTGGGGCACGCTCAGCGCTGCCGAAGTCACCGCCCGCAAGGAAGAGCTTCAGCGCGTGGCCGACGCCATCGCCGCAGGTGCTACCTACGGGGCGTATCGCGCTATTCGCCTGCTGATCGGCTCATCCGAATTTGGTCCGGAGGCTTTTGGCCGGCTGCAGAAATACCGTGACCGCTACCTGGCCAACAAGGGCACGCCGGAAAACTTCAAGGTGAAGGGGAAGGAGGTGATCAAGACGGTCACCTGCTCGGAGGCGGTCATCATCACCTACCAACTCACCTTCCCCTTGCGGGAAAAGCCGTTCTTCATTGGCCTCGACGGCGCGCATGCCATGCCCGGGACATTGCGGGACTGGCTCCGCGCCAGCCCCTGGACCCTTGTCACCTGAAGCGCGCCGAGGCTGCGCGGCCGGCCTGCGCTTTCCATTCCACCCGAGTTTGAACACACGCGAGGGGTCTGAGACAGACCCATAGGCCGAAGCCGATGCGGCGCGATGCGGATGCCCCATATCGCGGGCAAGCCCCTGGAATGACGGCATGCGGGGCTGCCTCGGCGGGCAAAGCCAAAGCGCCAGGCCCGGGCTGGCCCGCCCCGGCGCAACTCGGGTGGGCGTTCAACCCGCCACTCATCGTCAGAAAAAGAGGCAGGCCCCCGGGGGAGGGACCTGCCTCAAGCGCGACGCTCGCCAAGAAGGGGGGAGCTGAGCGCCGCGCGGAATGAGCTGGCCCTGTTGTTCAGGCCTCGCTCGTCAGGCCATGCTCAAAGGGCGTGTCTCACCCCTGGGCAGGCATTTCCACCGCGACAAAGGCGCTGCGGCCTTCGCGCAGGATGCGCAGCGCGATGGCGGCACCCGGCGTGCGGACGGCTTCGCGGATGGCGCCCACCGTCGCCTGCACATCGGCCACGTCACGCCCGGCGACGCCGATGATGACGTCCCCCTCGCGCAGGCCGGCCTCGGCCGCCGGGCTGTCGGGGCGAATGGCCGCGATCACGGCGCCATTGGCATTGGCCGGCAGGTTGAGCTGCTGCCGTGCCTGGGGCGTGATCGGCGCCAGCGCGACGCCCACGGGCCCCCCGCGGCTTTCCGGCTCGGCTGCGGGCTTGCCGGAGGCCGCCTGCCCGTCCCGCAGCTCGGCCAGCGTCACGCGCAGTTCCTGTGCCGCACCTTCGCGCTGCACGGAGAGACGCACTTCGCTGCCGGGACGCGCATCGCCGATGGCGCGCGCCAGGTCACGCGGGTTGGCCACGCTCGTCTCACCCACCCGGGTCACCACATCGCCTGCGCGCAGGCCACCGCGCGCTGCGGGGCTGTCGGGCTCGACCTGGCCGACCAGGGCGCCTTCCGGCTTGGCCATGCGCAACGACCGCGCGAGGGCCGGCGTCAGCGGCTGTGTGGAGGCGCCCAGGAAGCCACGCTCCACCCGGCCATTGGCCTGGATCTGCGCCACCACCTGGCGGACCATGTTCGAGGGAATGGCGAAGCCGATGCCGACCGAACCGCCGCTGGGCGAGAAGATCGCCGTGTTGACGCCGATCACGCTGCCATCCAGGCCAAAGAGCGGGCCGCCCGAATTGCCGCTGTTGATGGAGGCGTCGATCTGGATGAAGTCGTCATAAGGGCCCTGGCCGATATCGCGGCCGCGCGCCGAGACGATGCCGGCCGTGACCGTGCCACCCAGGCCGAAGGGATTGCCCACGGCCACCACCCAGTCACCCGGGCGGGCGCTGTTGCTGTCGCCCAGCGCGAGGAATGGCAGCGGCTGGCCCGCCTCGATCTTGAGCAGGGCGATATCGGTGCGTTCATCCCGGCCGACGACGCGGGCGGTCAGCTCACGCCCGTCATCCAGCTTCACCTTCACGGTGCTGGCATTGCGCACGACATGGTTGTTGGTCACCACATGGCCCTGCGCATCCACCAGGAAGCCTGAGCCCAGCGCATTGCCGGGGCGGCGCTGCGGCTGCTCGCCCTGCTGCTGGCCGAAATGGCGCTGGAATTGCTGATCCTGCTCGCTGCCGGGCGGGAAGGGCGAGCGCGTGCTCACCTGCGTCGCACGCTCGGTCGTCGTGATGGTGACGACGGCGGGGCGGACGCGCGCGGTGAGATCGGCGAAGCCCGGCAAGCTCAAGGCGGGCTGGCTGATGGCGGGCGGGTTGATGGCATTGGCCTGGGCATTGGCCGGATGGCCCTGCCAGAAGGCGAGGCCACCCAGCGCGGTGCCGGCCATCAGCACGGCGGCGAAGCCGGCACGCATGCGGCGGGAGTTGGTTGGGCTCATGGTGATCTCCAATTGAGAGGCGGGACCCCTGTCCCGCTGCTGGAGGCACCCTGCCCGGCCAAGGCTGGAGGCATTCGGGAAGGACCATGACAAAGTTGTCAGAGAGCGTCTCGCATCGGCATGCAGCCGCCGGGGCTGGAGCAGGGATGCGCGCGGGCTGATGCCTGATGGCAGCCCTATGGGCCGGGCGTCAGGTCCAGCTGCGCGCGCAAACCGCGGCCGCCGGTGCCCGCACCCAGCCGCAGCGCGCCGCCATGCGCTTTCGCCGCCGCTGCCACCAATGCCAGGCCGAGCCCGGTGCCGGGCGTCGAGCGGCTGCGGTCCAGCCGATGGAACCGGCGGATCACGGCCGCAAGCTCGCTCTGTGGAATGCCCGGCCCGTCATCCTCCACCTCGATCACCGGGCCGGGGCGCAGCTGGAGCATGATGTTTGGCCCGCCATGCAGGATCGCGTTCTCGATCAGATTCACCACGGCCTGGCGAAGCAGCGCCGCGTCGCCCCGCAGCGTCACGCCCGGCGCGATGGCGGTGTTGAGGACATGGCCAGCCTCCTCCGCCACGGGCGCCATCGCCTCGCCGCAGGCCGTGACCAGCGCCGAGAGGTCCATCGCGGAAAACCCCTCGCGCAGGACGCCGCTTTCGGCGCGGGCGATGCGCAGGAGGGCGGCGAAGCTGGCCAGCACCGAATCCAGCTCCAGCAGGGCATGCTCCAGCATCTCGGCGTCACGCTCGGGATCGCGCGGTTCGGCCAGCGCACCTTCCAGCAATTGCCGCAGGCGGGAGAGCGGGCTGCGCAGGTCATGCGCGATGTCATCCGTCACCTGGCGCTGCGCCAGCATCAGCGCCTCGATCCGGCCCAGCAGCGCGTTGAAGGTGGCGGTCAGCCGGTCAAACTCATCACCCCGGCCGGAGAGCGGGAGGCGGCGCGTCAAATCGCCTTCCATCACGCCCAGTGCCGCGCCGGCGGCTCCGGCCAGCCGCCGCTCCATCCGCGCCGCCGCGATGAAGCCGAGCAGCAGCGCCAGCAGCGCCGCGGCCCCGCCGGCGATCGGCGGCGTCCAGGCCAGGGCGGAGGCGGCCTGGTCCACCGGCGTCAAATCCGCCGCGACCAGCAGCGTGGCCCCCCCGGGCAGATGCCCGCCCAGCACGCGCAGGCTCGGCCGTTCGCCGGTGCCGGGCAGGTTCGCGAAGCCACGCAGCGCGGGTGGCGCGGCCGGAAGGCGCCCGGCGATGGGCCGCCCATCAGGGGCCAGCAGCGCCACGAAAAGCGGCCCGCGCCGCCGGGCATAGGCCTCCACTGCGACAGCCAGGCCACGCAGGCCGAATTCCTCGTATTCGCGCAGGAAGCCATCCGCCTCGGCCGCGATGGCAAGGTCGAGCTGTTGGCGCAAGGCGGCCTCCGCCCGCAACCAGCCCCAGCCAGAGCCCAGCAGCGAGAGCACCAGCATCACCACGGCCGATGCGGTGGCGGCACGCAGCGCGAAGCTGCTGCGGCGGATCATCCTTCCGGCGCCTGCAAGGCGTAGCCCGCGCCGCGCACGGTGCGGATCATCGGCGGCTCGCCCGGCGCATCCAGCTTGCGGCGCAGCCGGCTGACATGGACATCCACCACATTGGTGGTCGGGTCGAAGCTGAAATCCCAGACCTTCTCCAGCAGCATGGTGCGCGTGACGACCTCGCCGGCGTGGCGCAGCAGATATTCCAGCAGCCGCCATTCGGTGGGCATGAGATCGAGCTTGCGGGCGCCACGCGTGGCGACGCGCGTCAGCAGATCCATCCGCACATCACCCAGGCTCAGCGTGGATTGCTCGGCCGGGGGGCCAGCGGGGCGGCGGGCCAGGGCACGGATGCGCGCGCGCAATTCAGCGAAGGCGAAGGGCTTGGCCAGGTAGTCATCCGCACCCGCCTCCAGCCCTTCGACGCGCTTCTCCACCTCGCCCAGCGCGGTCAGCACCAGGATGGGTGTGGCGATCTTCGCCATGCGCAGGGCCCGGATGATCGAGAGCCCATCCGGGCCGGGCAGCATGCGGTCGGTCACGATGATGTCGAAGGGCTCGCCCATGGCCAGGAACAGCCCGTCCCGGCCATTGGCGGCGTGGTCCACCACATGCCCCTCCTCCCGCAGCCCCTTGGCGATATAGGCGGCGGTGGATTCATCGTCCTCGATCAGGAGGATGCGCATGGGCCCGGTTCAGGAAGCCGGTTCGAAGCGCTGCAAGCCCGAGCGATTGGCCAGTGCGACGCTTTCGATGAAGCCCTCGCGGCGGGCCAGGTTGGTCGCGGCCAGGCTGCGCAGCCGGTCCGGGCCCGTGACCACGGGCACGGCGGGCAGCAAGGTGAAGGCATTGTTGGGCGCATAGCCGCGCTGCCCACCGCCCTCGGCCAGCACGAAGCCGCCAGGGGCCGGCTGCAGGCTGACCTCCGTCCCGGCGGGCAGGCGGCCCACCACGGGGCCGGACGCATCGGGCCTGACCCGCAGGACGATCGGCGCCGAGGCGACGGCGCGTGGGCGGCCCGCGGCCTGCTGCCCGGCAATGGCCGCGCGCGTCCCTGGTGAGACGGCCTCGACCGCCGCCTCGATCCGCGCATTGCGCGCTTGCATGCGGTCCCGCGCCTGGCTGGCGCGCGCCAGATCCTGCCGAAGGCGGCCCTCCGCCGCGGTCAGGCGCTGGGGCAATTCCGCCGGCGGGAAGCGCCCGGAAGTGGCATCGGCGCGGATCACCCGCACCTCGGTCCAGCGGCAATAGAGCAGCGCGTCGAAGGCGATCTGCAGCCGCTCCAGCGCCGCATTCTCCCGGGTCAGTTCCGCTGCCAGCTCCTCGGCGGTGGGGGGCTGGGTGCGGCGGGGCGGCTCGGCGAAGAGATCCCCGGCATTGACGAAGACGACGACCTGCGGGCCGCAGGAATCCTGTGGATCCCCGGCGAGGCCACCGCCCGGCGGCGCGGCGCAGGCCGTCAGGAGAGCGAACAGTCCAGCCGGCCAAAGCCGGCGGTTGGTCTTCGGAGAAAAATGCATGTGGTCCTCAAGGTGACGCCTTCGTGGCCTGGACGCAACGCCGGCCGGAACGGGGAGATTCCGGTGAATGGAAAATTGCCCTAGGCTCCCGCCCCGCCGGGCCCTGACTTGCGTGACACGCCGGCTGGGGGACAATGCGGCCATGGGTATTCGTACCAAGTTCAACCTGGGACTCCTGTTGGTCTTTGCCATCGGCTTCGCGGCGGCCTGGCTGTTCCTTGACCGGCAATTCGCCACTTCGGCGCGCATCCAGGCGGTGGAAAACGCGCGCATCATGCTCAGCGCCGCCAATGCCGTGCGCGACTACACCTCGCGCGAGGTGGCGCCCGCCATCACCCGCGGTGACCCGAATGTGATCACGGCGATGATGATCCCCTCCTACGCCGCCCAGGTGAATCTACGCCGCGTGCAGGCCGATTTCCCCGAATACTCCTACAAGGAAGCCGCGCTGAACCCGACCAACCCGAATGACCTCGCCGCCCCCTGGGAGGCCGAATTCATCAACGCCTTCCGCCGCGAGCCGGGCCTGACCGAATTGATGGGTGAGCGTGCCACGCCCAATGGCCAGGTGCTGACCCTGGCGCGCCCCGTCACCATCCGCGACGCGGCCTGCCTGACCTGCCACTCCACGCCCGAGCGCGCGCCGCCGCGCATGGTGCAGATCTATGGCCGGACGGCGGGTTTTGGCTGGCAGCTGAACGAGACGATCGGCGCGCAGCTGGTCACTGTCCCCATGGCGCTCCCGCTGCGCAACGCCGAGGTCAACCTGCACAGCGCGATGGCCATTCTCCTTGCGATCT from Sediminicoccus sp. KRV36 encodes the following:
- a CDS encoding C4-dicarboxylate TRAP transporter substrate-binding protein encodes the protein MTNAKHTTARRSLLMGASALPLFSIHSQAQTALNITIASSHPVANFWVAMMKNVFQPEMDKFLRDNGNTHRINWRESYGGTLYRFQDTMEAVRDNITDIGYVGTLWEGSTMPLQNVTYFTPFATGDHAVVANAFESMNANVPAIRANWNGLNMVPLSSYITDTYHIWSNFPVRTLDDLRNRKISAPGTSANWLTGTGATPVDGALTTYYTDIQTGVSEGALSFFVGILPTRVHEVARYITKCDVGAMYVGGIAANRQRFERWPEPVRRAMTEVGKITTQAHIRDVSARIAVAEAEMVRQGAVITTLPEAERARWIRGLPNIARTWADSSGPASREVLNAYFAAIRAAGQTPGRDWDRELTA
- a CDS encoding TRAP transporter small permease; translation: MADDIDMAALDAAAAPQPFDPVRMLLDGLAAIGTIWTFGLMLLICADVIGRSFLSAPITGVAEIAAHSVVGIVFLQIGSTIYHRRMTRADFLIERVLRWAPGLGRAMEALFYLIGAAVMFFVAQAAWPGMWTSMNLREFFGVQGLFTVPTWPFRGLIVLGGGAGCLAYLVLFLHEIRRIMPRHG
- a CDS encoding TRAP transporter large permease, translated to MDDVTLGFTLIGVMVALIIIGLPIGITLISTGAIGVWLIRDNPDLAFRFTALATYSGIQDYLFATIPLFVLMGLLVSISDVGKDTFDVAQNMLRRVKGGLGIATVGANAVFAAVTGVSIASAAVFTKVAVPEMVRHGYTMRFAAGTVAGSSILGMLIPPSLLMIVYGVLAEVSIGAMFIAGVIPGIIIAIGFVVMIWGYATFAPHRIMDHLESPAARDEPVMGTVEMLGKSVPILSLVALILGGLYTGFFTPTEAGAVGAAGALLIALVRRRLDAAKFWRVLRETGLVSAAILFLLIAAGLYSRMLSMAGVPNAIGDFVEHLGLGSYGFLLAFVIVILLMGMILDSTSILLIMVPIGAPIATAMGFDLIHFGIVTIIAVEMGLLTPPFGISVFTVKATLADPKVSIETIFAGAMPFIVVMGIALIFIALFPVLSTALVR
- a CDS encoding acyl-CoA dehydrogenase family protein, which translates into the protein MDFTLSAEQQAIREQVARICADFDDEYWLARDRDGVFPHDFHAAMAQGGWLGIAMPEAYGGGGLGILEAAIMMETIAASGACMSGASAIHMNIFGLNPVVVFGSEAQKARFLPPLIAGADKPCFAVTEPDVGLNTTALKTRAERHGDRYVIHGQKMWISTAQVANKMLLLARTTPLDEVRRKTDGLTLFYTEIDRKTVEIRMIEKMGRHAVDSNMIFFDGFEIPVEDRIGEEGRGFHAILHGMNPERILIAAEAVGIGRAALRRASNYAKERRVFGRSIGQNQAIQHPLAHSWAQLEAAELMVHKSAALYDAGQECGAEANAAKYLAGEAGFRAAETAVMTHGGMGYAQEYHVERYLRESLIPRIAPVSRELILSYIAERVLGQAKSY
- a CDS encoding DegQ family serine endoprotease; amino-acid sequence: MSPTNSRRMRAGFAAVLMAGTALGGLAFWQGHPANAQANAINPPAISQPALSLPGFADLTARVRPAVVTITTTERATQVSTRSPFPPGSEQDQQFQRHFGQQQGEQPQRRPGNALGSGFLVDAQGHVVTNNHVVRNASTVKVKLDDGRELTARVVGRDERTDIALLKIEAGQPLPFLALGDSNSARPGDWVVAVGNPFGLGGTVTAGIVSARGRDIGQGPYDDFIQIDASINSGNSGGPLFGLDGSVIGVNTAIFSPSGGSVGIGFAIPSNMVRQVVAQIQANGRVERGFLGASTQPLTPALARSLRMAKPEGALVGQVEPDSPAARGGLRAGDVVTRVGETSVANPRDLARAIGDARPGSEVRLSVQREGAAQELRVTLAELRDGQAASGKPAAEPESRGGPVGVALAPITPQARQQLNLPANANGAVIAAIRPDSPAAEAGLREGDVIIGVAGRDVADVQATVGAIREAVRTPGAAIALRILREGRSAFVAVEMPAQG
- a CDS encoding HAMP domain-containing sensor histidine kinase translates to MIRRSSFALRAATASAVVMLVLSLLGSGWGWLRAEAALRQQLDLAIAAEADGFLREYEEFGLRGLAVAVEAYARRRGPLFVALLAPDGRPIAGRLPAAPPALRGFANLPGTGERPSLRVLGGHLPGGATLLVAADLTPVDQAASALAWTPPIAGGAAALLALLLGFIAAARMERRLAGAAGAALGVMEGDLTRRLPLSGRGDEFDRLTATFNALLGRIEALMLAQRQVTDDIAHDLRSPLSRLRQLLEGALAEPRDPERDAEMLEHALLELDSVLASFAALLRIARAESGVLREGFSAMDLSALVTACGEAMAPVAEEAGHVLNTAIAPGVTLRGDAALLRQAVVNLIENAILHGGPNIMLQLRPGPVIEVEDDGPGIPQSELAAVIRRFHRLDRSRSTPGTGLGLALVAAAAKAHGGALRLGAGTGGRGLRAQLDLTPGP
- a CDS encoding response regulator transcription factor, producing the protein MRILLIEDDESTAAYIAKGLREEGHVVDHAANGRDGLFLAMGEPFDIIVTDRMLPGPDGLSIIRALRMAKIATPILVLTALGEVEKRVEGLEAGADDYLAKPFAFAELRARIRALARRPAGPPAEQSTLSLGDVRMDLLTRVATRGARKLDLMPTEWRLLEYLLRHAGEVVTRTMLLEKVWDFSFDPTTNVVDVHVSRLRRKLDAPGEPPMIRTVRGAGYALQAPEG
- a CDS encoding SH3 domain-containing protein, which gives rise to MHFSPKTNRRLWPAGLFALLTACAAPPGGGLAGDPQDSCGPQVVVFVNAGDLFAEPPRRTQPPTAEELAAELTRENAALERLQIAFDALLYCRWTEVRVIRADATSGRFPPAELPQRLTAAEGRLRQDLARASQARDRMQARNARIEAAVEAVSPGTRAAIAGQQAAGRPRAVASAPIVLRVRPDASGPVVGRLPAGTEVSLQPAPGGFVLAEGGGQRGYAPNNAFTLLPAVPVVTGPDRLRSLAATNLARREGFIESVALANRSGLQRFEPAS
- a CDS encoding DUF3365 domain-containing protein — protein: MGIRTKFNLGLLLVFAIGFAAAWLFLDRQFATSARIQAVENARIMLSAANAVRDYTSREVAPAITRGDPNVITAMMIPSYAAQVNLRRVQADFPEYSYKEAALNPTNPNDLAAPWEAEFINAFRREPGLTELMGERATPNGQVLTLARPVTIRDAACLTCHSTPERAPPRMVQIYGRTAGFGWQLNETIGAQLVTVPMALPLRNAEVNLHSAMAILLAIFVGLMLVLNLLLHLVILRPMTRITAAATAVSLGQDVPAGDFEAKGRDEVAELGRAFTRMRRSLDQAVKMLSS